A single region of the Mercenaria mercenaria strain notata chromosome 6, MADL_Memer_1, whole genome shotgun sequence genome encodes:
- the LOC123548918 gene encoding uncharacterized protein C5orf49 homolog isoform X1 → MEEVLEQNKDHGLAVKTESGEFYLKGRPCEISAFSFVPTQRHDPPERTAFNSRKPVMIDRQENPNRTYDRLFRKQTGYNNKLHRDDREHAKSRGLTVNDEEKIKAVPTLASSVYGHNLERFADHPDRKHVRIAHVKTEFYRRNGTAAS, encoded by the exons ATGGAGGAGGTACTTGAACAAAACAAGGATCATGGACTTGCTGTCAAAACAGAAAGTGGCGAATTTTATCTGAAGGGACGTCCATGTGAAATATCTGCATTTTCTTTTGTTCCAACACAAAGACACGATCCACCAGAAAGAACTGCATTTAATTCACGAAAACCA GTGATGATAGACAGACAG GAAAATCCCAACAGAACGTATGATAGGCTGTTCAGAAAGCAGACAGGTTACAATAACAAATTACACAGAGATGACAGGGAGCATGCTAAATCCAGAGGTCTTACAGTTAATGATgag GAGAAAATAAAAGCTGTACCTACGTTAGCATCATCAGTGTATGGACACAATCTTGAGAGGTTTGCCGATCATCCAGATAGAAAACATGTTCGAATAGCGCACGTTAAGACAGAATTCTACAGACGGAATGGAACAGCAGCATCTTGA
- the LOC123548918 gene encoding uncharacterized protein C5orf49 homolog isoform X2, with protein sequence MEEVLEQNKDHGLAVKTESGEFYLKGRPCEISAFSFVPTQRHDPPERTAFNSRKPENPNRTYDRLFRKQTGYNNKLHRDDREHAKSRGLTVNDEEKIKAVPTLASSVYGHNLERFADHPDRKHVRIAHVKTEFYRRNGTAAS encoded by the exons ATGGAGGAGGTACTTGAACAAAACAAGGATCATGGACTTGCTGTCAAAACAGAAAGTGGCGAATTTTATCTGAAGGGACGTCCATGTGAAATATCTGCATTTTCTTTTGTTCCAACACAAAGACACGATCCACCAGAAAGAACTGCATTTAATTCACGAAAACCA GAAAATCCCAACAGAACGTATGATAGGCTGTTCAGAAAGCAGACAGGTTACAATAACAAATTACACAGAGATGACAGGGAGCATGCTAAATCCAGAGGTCTTACAGTTAATGATgag GAGAAAATAAAAGCTGTACCTACGTTAGCATCATCAGTGTATGGACACAATCTTGAGAGGTTTGCCGATCATCCAGATAGAAAACATGTTCGAATAGCGCACGTTAAGACAGAATTCTACAGACGGAATGGAACAGCAGCATCTTGA